From Agromyces sp. SYSU T00194, a single genomic window includes:
- a CDS encoding nucleotidyltransferase domain-containing protein — protein MSTTVSSPANPVMPVAEARAKLSAVLREFRAHGDTAAPVIIGSHRKPEAVLVPYSSVAPAIGDRPDAPATPRSVREVLHRRRALIERLARANRLGSVEVFGSVARGDDGPASDVDLLVVPNDDASLFDLAQFEVDMEALLERKVDVVSHGALDPVRDRSILDEAQPL, from the coding sequence ATGAGCACGACCGTCTCCAGCCCCGCGAACCCCGTCATGCCGGTCGCGGAGGCACGCGCGAAGCTCTCAGCAGTGCTGCGCGAGTTCCGCGCGCACGGCGACACGGCGGCTCCCGTCATCATCGGCTCGCATCGGAAGCCCGAGGCGGTGCTCGTTCCCTACTCCTCCGTCGCACCGGCCATCGGCGACCGCCCCGACGCACCTGCAACGCCCAGGTCCGTTCGCGAGGTCCTGCACCGGCGGCGCGCGCTGATCGAGCGCCTCGCCCGCGCGAACCGGCTGGGTTCGGTCGAGGTGTTCGGTTCGGTGGCTCGCGGGGACGACGGGCCGGCCAGCGATGTCGACCTCCTCGTCGTTCCGAACGACGACGCATCGCTGTTCGATCTCGCGCAGTTCGAGGTCGACATGGAGGCGCTGCTCGAGCGCAAGGTCGACGTCGTCTCGCACGGAGCCCTCGATCCCGTTCGCGACCGCAGCATCCTCGACGAAGCTCAGCCCCTGTGA
- a CDS encoding carbohydrate ABC transporter permease, whose product MSLITPTSHHDSEVHTKRHLSDGTFAFLLVVPGLALLAAVVVYPLITALVTAFFEQSLVVPGREFVGFDNIVEVLTGEFMQLLWQTLVFTIGTTIFPFVIGFALALALNTRIRGAKVLRGLMLIPWLVPGVVVSFLWMWIFNANYGVMNSLLQAIGLIDEPQAWLAHPTTAMAAVIIAKTWQSFPWMMVMLLAGLQTVPRELHEAAEMDGAGTVRRFFSVTVPHLKGIIGLVLLLEFIWNFQHFDIIYVLTGGGPAGSTQTFATAVYETAFQGFDLGQAGAIGLLWMVLLMGLVVIYVRFSEKGEER is encoded by the coding sequence TTGTCACTCATCACACCGACTTCACACCACGACTCAGAAGTTCACACAAAGCGGCACCTGAGCGATGGGACGTTCGCGTTCCTGCTCGTCGTCCCGGGTCTGGCGCTCCTCGCCGCGGTTGTGGTCTATCCGCTCATCACCGCCCTGGTGACGGCCTTCTTCGAGCAGAGCCTCGTGGTGCCGGGTCGCGAGTTCGTCGGGTTCGACAACATCGTCGAGGTGCTCACCGGCGAGTTCATGCAGCTGCTCTGGCAGACGCTGGTGTTCACCATCGGTACGACGATCTTCCCCTTCGTGATCGGCTTCGCCCTCGCCCTGGCGCTCAACACCCGCATCCGCGGCGCCAAGGTGCTGCGGGGCCTCATGCTCATCCCGTGGCTCGTGCCGGGCGTGGTCGTCTCGTTCCTCTGGATGTGGATCTTCAACGCGAACTACGGCGTGATGAACTCGCTCCTCCAGGCGATCGGCCTGATCGACGAGCCGCAGGCCTGGCTCGCCCACCCGACGACGGCGATGGCCGCGGTCATCATCGCCAAGACCTGGCAGTCGTTCCCGTGGATGATGGTGATGCTCCTCGCCGGCCTGCAGACCGTGCCGCGCGAACTGCACGAGGCCGCCGAGATGGACGGGGCCGGCACCGTCCGCCGCTTCTTCTCGGTCACGGTGCCGCATCTCAAGGGCATCATCGGCCTCGTGCTGCTGCTCGAGTTCATCTGGAACTTCCAGCACTTCGACATCATCTACGTGCTCACCGGCGGTGGGCCGGCCGGCTCCACGCAGACCTTCGCCACCGCGGTCTACGAGACGGCATTCCAGGGCTTCGACCTCGGCCAGGCCGGCGCGATCGGCCTGCTCTGGATGGTGCTGCTGATGGGCCTCGTCGTCATCTACGTCCGATTCTCGGAGAAGGGAGAGGAGCGATGA
- a CDS encoding carbohydrate ABC transporter permease codes for MTVSTELPAPAPATPPADDTVAAVTAPAPRRRRREQPDAQRPERRGVRITAWIAVAICGGFALLPVYWLLATSLTPRTQVFAYPPRLFPAEISFDAYVSLWNNPALFTYLQNSIIVSVITAVLSVIVSAYMGYAFSKFRYRGRRSLMYFVLASQMFPQALLLVTLYTVFAAYGLLNTYAALVLSFTTFTLPLCVWMLKGFFDTIPDELIEAARVDGASRMRIIHSIVLPLSAPGLVAAGLFAFVRGWNDFIFALTLAGPDKQTLPPGLVNTFIGEASTAWPELMAASLVTSLPVAIAFIALQRHLVGGLTAGAVKG; via the coding sequence ATGACCGTGTCGACCGAGCTCCCCGCACCCGCCCCCGCGACGCCGCCAGCAGACGACACCGTGGCCGCCGTCACCGCTCCCGCCCCGCGCCGACGCCGTCGCGAGCAGCCCGACGCCCAGCGTCCGGAACGCCGCGGCGTCCGGATCACCGCGTGGATCGCGGTCGCGATCTGCGGCGGGTTCGCGTTGCTGCCCGTCTACTGGCTGCTCGCCACCTCGCTCACGCCGCGCACCCAGGTGTTCGCGTACCCGCCGCGCCTGTTCCCGGCCGAGATCTCGTTCGACGCCTACGTCTCGCTCTGGAACAACCCGGCGCTGTTCACCTACCTGCAGAACAGCATCATCGTCTCGGTCATCACCGCGGTCCTGTCGGTCATCGTCTCGGCCTACATGGGCTACGCGTTCTCGAAGTTCCGGTACCGCGGTCGCCGGTCGCTGATGTACTTCGTGCTCGCCTCGCAGATGTTCCCGCAGGCGCTGCTGCTCGTGACGCTGTACACCGTGTTCGCCGCGTACGGCCTGCTCAACACGTACGCCGCGCTCGTGCTCTCGTTCACCACCTTCACGCTTCCGCTCTGCGTCTGGATGCTGAAGGGATTCTTCGACACGATCCCCGACGAGCTCATCGAGGCGGCGCGCGTCGACGGCGCCTCGCGCATGCGCATCATCCACTCGATCGTGCTGCCGCTGTCGGCGCCCGGCCTCGTCGCCGCCGGCCTGTTCGCCTTCGTGCGCGGCTGGAACGACTTCATCTTCGCGCTGACGCTCGCCGGCCCCGACAAGCAGACCCTGCCACCGGGCCTCGTGAACACCTTCATCGGCGAGGCGTCCACCGCCTGGCCCGAGTTGATGGCCGCGTCGCTCGTGACCTCGCTGCCCGTGGCGATCGCCTTCATCGCCCTCCAGCGCCACCTCGTCGGCGGACTCACCGCCGGCGCCGTCAAGGGCTGA
- a CDS encoding HepT-like ribonuclease domain-containing protein: MNESDRVDRWLDDLETTLATTHDLVARGRHAFDTDPALPLAFEALSNRVGDLAKRLTSADPARFDDPVWSQAARNRDYVVHHYDRVDAAVLWTTVSRHVPEMTAVVAQLRGGA, encoded by the coding sequence GTGAACGAGAGCGACCGCGTCGATCGGTGGCTCGACGACCTCGAGACGACGCTTGCGACGACCCACGACCTCGTCGCGCGCGGGCGCCATGCCTTCGACACCGACCCCGCGCTACCGCTTGCATTCGAGGCGCTCTCGAACCGCGTCGGCGACCTCGCGAAGCGGCTCACGAGCGCCGACCCCGCGCGGTTCGACGACCCGGTCTGGTCCCAAGCCGCACGGAACCGCGACTATGTCGTGCACCACTACGACCGAGTCGATGCGGCGGTGCTGTGGACGACGGTCTCCCGACACGTTCCCGAGATGACCGCGGTCGTCGCCCAGCTCCGGGGCGGCGCGTAG